One segment of Sinorhizobium sp. BG8 DNA contains the following:
- a CDS encoding GntR family transcriptional regulator → MSDIDIYKQLVYKMSMIFGDGSSGAASSQRPEAAQDIVYAWLKQHVLTLPRHETTFLTESQVCRETGVSRTPVREAFLRLEADGLLKILPKKGAYISPITDAEVVSIMQARRLVEEWCAQQASRLGVAVADELDRLIALQEQVRNDPVAFIESDREFHRTIVRAAGNPILVVFYESLRDRQVRMGVHAISVGSRIDEVLVEHRAIAQAIRESAADRAVAAVGTHLELTLAALRAPVFGDWSSNLQAG, encoded by the coding sequence ATGTCCGATATTGACATTTATAAGCAACTTGTATACAAGATGTCTATGATATTCGGCGATGGTTCAAGTGGTGCCGCCTCCAGTCAGCGCCCCGAAGCTGCGCAAGACATCGTCTATGCCTGGTTGAAACAACATGTGCTGACTTTACCACGCCATGAGACAACGTTTTTGACGGAATCGCAGGTCTGTCGGGAAACAGGTGTGTCGCGAACCCCCGTCAGAGAAGCTTTCTTGAGACTTGAGGCAGACGGTCTGCTGAAAATTCTGCCGAAGAAGGGGGCGTATATCTCGCCGATCACCGACGCGGAGGTGGTCTCAATCATGCAGGCGCGCCGTTTGGTGGAGGAGTGGTGTGCGCAGCAAGCGAGCCGCTTGGGCGTTGCGGTGGCTGACGAACTGGACCGATTGATCGCCTTGCAGGAACAGGTTCGAAACGATCCTGTCGCCTTCATAGAGAGCGATCGGGAGTTCCATCGTACGATCGTGAGGGCCGCGGGAAACCCGATACTCGTGGTGTTCTATGAGAGCCTTCGTGATAGGCAGGTGCGCATGGGCGTGCATGCGATCTCTGTCGGCAGCCGTATTGATGAAGTGCTGGTCGAACACAGGGCGATCGCGCAGGCCATCCGTGAATCAGCGGCAGATCGGGCGGTCGCCGCGGTGGGCACGCATTTGGAACTGACACTCGCGGCGCTGCGAGCGCCTGTGTTCGGCGATTGGTCGTCGAACCTGCAGGCAGGATAG
- a CDS encoding flavin reductase family protein — MEPVFDVIAFRQALGQFPTGVCVVTSVIGMDKLGVTISSFNSLSLDPPLILFSIDHRAASLPLWRKAKGYTINVLSENQADVSSRFSRPLTNKWEGIACQLEAGHGLVLPGAAALFHCARWAVHEGGDHLLFIGRVKSFLSFRDRRPLVFIGDDMLPWSPE, encoded by the coding sequence ATGGAACCAGTCTTTGACGTAATTGCATTCAGGCAGGCGTTAGGGCAGTTCCCAACCGGAGTATGCGTGGTCACGAGCGTGATCGGCATGGATAAACTCGGTGTGACGATAAGCTCCTTCAATTCGCTTTCGCTTGATCCACCGTTGATCCTGTTCAGTATCGATCATCGTGCTGCCAGCCTCCCCCTGTGGCGGAAGGCGAAAGGCTATACGATCAACGTCCTGTCCGAAAATCAGGCGGATGTGTCGAGCCGCTTCTCTCGGCCCCTGACCAACAAATGGGAAGGCATCGCCTGCCAGTTAGAGGCGGGGCACGGCCTCGTGCTGCCCGGCGCTGCGGCGCTGTTTCATTGCGCGCGCTGGGCCGTGCACGAAGGCGGCGACCATTTGCTGTTCATCGGCAGGGTAAAGTCGTTTCTGTCGTTCCGCGATCGCCGGCCACTTGTGTTCATCGGGGACGATATGCTGCCCTGGAGTCCGGAGTGA
- a CDS encoding 4-hydroxyphenylacetate 3-hydroxylase N-terminal domain-containing protein, giving the protein MLKTGSQHTETLRDGRQVYINGQLAGDVTTHPAFRETIRSVGRLYDFQSADENRSLMTFDMEETGDRASRIWQMPKTYAELVERRKALEAWATLHCGFLGRAPDHVASCLVGMMMGAEIFHDHDPQRAAALADYYRHARDNDLYLTYVIINPQADRSKAASQQQDRTLTAGVVDQDQEGLTIRGAKMLATGSIMANEVLVTCIQPLTEGDEPYAVSFAVPMNARGLRIMSRKSYEEYATSVFDSPLSSRFDENDAILYFDDVKVTWDRVFINQDIRMCQRQFHATPAHVMQNYQAQIRLMVKMRFQLGLAHRIAETNGIVSFPQVRETLGLLAAQTAMVDALVQAMEVKGQAHGKYFVPDAHTLYSAQVLTQKLYPEVISALRELAGGGLIMLPSSVDDFADPQLRAMIEKTQQSPATSGEGRVKLFKLAWDAIGSEFASRHTQYEMFYAGANFVTKNHSYRTCDWDARTRLVDQMLDSYTLDGALRTNKAAAA; this is encoded by the coding sequence ATGCTGAAAACAGGTTCGCAGCATACAGAGACCCTACGCGACGGCAGGCAGGTATATATCAATGGCCAGCTTGCGGGTGATGTGACGACACATCCGGCCTTTCGCGAAACCATTCGCTCCGTCGGACGGCTCTACGATTTCCAGAGTGCAGATGAGAACCGATCACTCATGACATTCGACATGGAGGAGACCGGCGATCGCGCGAGCCGCATCTGGCAGATGCCGAAGACCTATGCCGAACTCGTGGAGCGCCGCAAGGCACTCGAGGCCTGGGCAACATTGCATTGCGGCTTTCTAGGTCGGGCCCCGGACCACGTCGCCTCCTGTCTTGTCGGCATGATGATGGGTGCCGAGATATTTCACGATCATGATCCGCAGCGCGCCGCAGCGTTGGCAGACTATTATCGCCACGCCCGCGACAACGACCTTTACCTGACATATGTGATCATTAACCCGCAGGCAGACCGCTCCAAGGCTGCGAGCCAGCAACAGGACCGCACCTTGACGGCGGGCGTCGTCGACCAGGACCAGGAAGGCCTGACGATACGCGGCGCGAAGATGCTGGCAACCGGCAGCATCATGGCAAACGAGGTCCTGGTCACCTGCATCCAGCCGCTCACTGAGGGCGATGAGCCCTATGCGGTCTCCTTTGCCGTCCCGATGAATGCGCGCGGGTTGAGGATCATGTCGCGCAAATCCTATGAGGAGTACGCGACAAGCGTCTTTGACAGTCCGCTCTCCAGCCGCTTCGACGAGAACGATGCAATTCTCTATTTCGACGATGTCAAAGTGACTTGGGACCGGGTCTTCATCAATCAGGACATCCGCATGTGTCAGCGGCAGTTCCATGCAACGCCCGCCCATGTCATGCAGAACTATCAGGCGCAGATCCGCTTGATGGTGAAGATGCGCTTCCAACTGGGACTGGCGCACCGCATCGCGGAAACCAACGGCATCGTCAGTTTCCCGCAGGTGCGCGAGACGCTTGGTCTCCTTGCCGCACAGACCGCGATGGTCGACGCACTCGTGCAGGCCATGGAAGTCAAGGGGCAGGCCCATGGCAAGTATTTCGTTCCGGATGCCCACACCCTCTATTCGGCGCAGGTGCTCACCCAGAAGCTTTACCCTGAGGTCATTTCGGCGCTCAGGGAGTTGGCAGGCGGCGGGCTGATAATGCTGCCCTCGAGCGTCGATGACTTCGCTGATCCGCAGTTGAGGGCCATGATCGAGAAAACACAGCAATCGCCTGCCACGAGCGGCGAAGGCAGGGTCAAGCTTTTCAAACTCGCCTGGGACGCGATAGGCTCCGAATTCGCCTCCAGGCATACCCAGTACGAGATGTTCTACGCGGGTGCGAACTTCGTCACCAAGAACCACAGTTATCGCACATGCGACTGGGACGCGCGCACCAGGCTGGTCGACCAGATGCTCGACTCCTACACGCTCGACGGCGCGCTTCGCACCAACAAGGCGGCGGCGGCATGA
- a CDS encoding cupin domain-containing protein, producing MSAFRSMFKDHKEFHRVDMEEGWQVPPGYPPGIEQKILAGRLDEANREGNRTRLLRFLPEAHTDKPFVHDYWEEVYLVEGDLVVGDPSTGTTSFPAHTYACRPPGVLHGPFRSETGCLLLEIHYYDQRPGGHD from the coding sequence ATGAGCGCGTTTCGGTCCATGTTCAAGGATCACAAGGAATTCCACCGGGTGGATATGGAGGAGGGCTGGCAAGTTCCGCCAGGCTATCCCCCTGGCATCGAGCAGAAAATCCTGGCGGGACGGCTCGACGAAGCGAACCGTGAAGGCAACCGCACGAGATTGCTGCGTTTCCTGCCGGAGGCGCATACCGACAAACCATTCGTGCACGACTATTGGGAAGAGGTCTATCTGGTGGAAGGCGATCTCGTCGTCGGCGATCCATCTACCGGAACCACGTCGTTTCCGGCTCACACCTATGCCTGCCGTCCCCCGGGCGTCCTTCATGGACCGTTCAGGTCCGAGACGGGCTGCCTGCTGCTGGAGATCCACTACTATGACCAGCGTCCCGGCGGACATGACTGA
- a CDS encoding LysR family transcriptional regulator → MADRLEAMSILIAAVDAGSLTAASRKLGLPLATVSRKISELETHLEARLFQRAGRGLILTETGTDYVSSCRRILEDVAEAERTAGGEFRAPRGNLTITAPIVFGRLHVLPVIAEFLKTYPEINVRLIQSDRLVDLPEEHVDLAVRIGKLPDSSLVFRNIGTIRRIVCGSPHYIEGRGAPSQPTDLPGHDCISFEGITSTENWSFTTGQSVESIPIHSRLVVNTAEAAIDAAIAGLGLTRVLSYQAREAIARGMLTTVLDDYEPDPWPASVIYPSRGRIPQKVRVFLDFATSRLKDRVNDG, encoded by the coding sequence ATGGCTGATCGTCTGGAAGCAATGTCGATCTTGATCGCGGCAGTAGATGCGGGAAGCCTGACGGCTGCGTCGCGCAAGCTCGGCCTGCCGCTGGCGACTGTCAGCCGAAAAATCTCCGAACTGGAGACGCACCTTGAAGCGCGCCTTTTCCAACGGGCGGGTCGAGGCCTGATTCTTACGGAGACGGGTACAGATTACGTATCCTCCTGCCGTCGTATTCTGGAAGACGTGGCAGAAGCCGAACGCACTGCCGGAGGTGAGTTTCGCGCGCCGAGAGGCAATCTCACCATCACTGCGCCGATCGTGTTTGGCCGCCTGCACGTATTGCCTGTCATCGCCGAGTTCTTGAAGACCTATCCGGAAATCAATGTGCGCTTGATCCAATCGGATCGGCTTGTCGACCTGCCGGAAGAGCATGTGGATCTCGCTGTTCGCATCGGCAAGCTGCCAGACAGCAGTCTCGTGTTCCGCAACATTGGAACGATCAGGCGCATCGTTTGCGGAAGCCCTCACTACATCGAGGGACGGGGAGCGCCCTCACAGCCGACGGACCTGCCAGGACATGATTGCATCAGCTTCGAGGGCATCACGTCGACCGAGAACTGGTCCTTCACGACTGGTCAATCGGTGGAAAGCATACCAATCCACTCCCGACTTGTCGTCAACACAGCCGAGGCCGCAATTGACGCTGCGATTGCGGGGTTGGGCTTGACCCGTGTCCTTTCCTACCAGGCGCGAGAAGCCATTGCACGGGGCATGCTGACAACGGTTCTTGACGACTACGAACCCGACCCGTGGCCCGCCAGCGTCATATACCCTTCCCGAGGGCGGATACCGCAGAAGGTCAGGGTTTTCCTCGACTTCGCGACATCGCGCTTGAAGGACCGTGTTAACGACGGCTAA
- a CDS encoding pyridoxamine 5'-phosphate oxidase family protein, whose amino-acid sequence MYETDSNYSSDVAFTSAVKAIQTRKGSRPSYSRMETGGSWQTTITKELAAFIESRTTVFLATANAAGQPYIQHRGGPAGFLKVLDDKTIGFADFAGNRQYITQGNLSENHKAHLFLMDYAHRQRVKIWGEARVVEGDDDLTARLFPEGYRARAEQAILFSVTAWDANCPQHIPQMFDAAAVQSALAEKDRRITELEREIARLSGA is encoded by the coding sequence ATGTACGAGACCGATTCCAATTATTCCAGTGACGTCGCCTTTACCTCTGCGGTGAAGGCGATACAGACGCGCAAGGGATCAAGGCCGTCCTATTCGAGGATGGAAACTGGCGGTTCCTGGCAGACGACGATCACCAAGGAGCTCGCCGCTTTCATCGAAAGCCGGACAACTGTCTTTCTGGCAACAGCGAACGCGGCGGGGCAGCCTTACATTCAGCATCGCGGTGGGCCTGCCGGGTTCCTGAAAGTCCTTGACGACAAGACAATAGGATTTGCCGATTTCGCAGGAAATCGACAGTACATCACCCAGGGAAACCTCTCGGAAAACCACAAGGCGCATCTCTTCCTGATGGACTACGCTCATCGGCAGCGCGTCAAGATTTGGGGCGAGGCTCGCGTGGTCGAGGGCGACGACGATCTGACCGCTCGGCTATTCCCCGAGGGGTATCGTGCTCGGGCGGAGCAGGCGATCCTTTTTTCCGTCACAGCATGGGATGCGAACTGCCCTCAGCACATACCGCAGATGTTTGATGCCGCGGCAGTTCAGTCAGCCTTGGCTGAGAAGGATCGGAGGATCACCGAACTCGAAAGGGAAATCGCACGATTGAGTGGGGCGTGA
- a CDS encoding type 1 glutamine amidotransferase domain-containing protein — MSLLNHVAGICVAIATFVALPVHSFAQTTETAKKKILIVVSSLDKKTPELVGGYWFPELTHPVEVFDEAGIDFDIASPKGGLSPFDGFDLKDPATLAFWTNPDHRNKIANSIKLSDIDASQYAAVQLVGGHGPMWDFVNDTNLQDIVRKIYESNGIVSAVCHGPAGLLNVKLSNGESLIKGRQLTGFTAEEEASRQYDKIVPFELEGALKNAGATFKEAPIFENKVVVDDRLITGQNPASAKAFAEAIVKALATRTQ, encoded by the coding sequence ATGTCTCTCTTAAACCATGTCGCTGGTATCTGCGTCGCCATCGCCACCTTTGTCGCGTTGCCTGTCCACTCTTTCGCGCAGACGACTGAAACTGCGAAGAAAAAAATTCTGATCGTCGTGTCCAGCCTGGACAAGAAAACACCCGAACTCGTCGGTGGCTACTGGTTCCCCGAGCTAACGCATCCCGTAGAAGTGTTTGATGAAGCTGGTATCGATTTCGACATCGCAAGTCCTAAGGGCGGCCTATCGCCTTTTGATGGATTCGATCTAAAGGATCCTGCGACACTCGCATTCTGGACCAATCCGGATCACCGAAACAAGATCGCCAATTCGATCAAGCTTTCTGACATCGACGCCTCGCAGTATGCGGCTGTCCAACTCGTCGGCGGCCACGGCCCAATGTGGGATTTTGTCAACGATACCAATCTGCAGGATATTGTCAGGAAGATCTACGAGAGCAACGGCATCGTCAGCGCAGTCTGCCATGGTCCGGCAGGTCTTCTGAACGTCAAGCTGAGCAATGGCGAAAGCCTGATCAAGGGGCGCCAGCTCACAGGCTTCACGGCAGAAGAGGAAGCTTCCCGCCAGTATGACAAGATCGTTCCTTTTGAGCTTGAGGGCGCGCTGAAGAACGCAGGTGCGACATTCAAAGAAGCGCCGATTTTCGAAAACAAGGTTGTTGTCGATGACCGTCTTATCACGGGCCAGAACCCAGCGTCGGCCAAGGCATTCGCCGAGGCAATCGTGAAGGCGCTCGCCACCAGGACGCAGTAA